In a genomic window of Halalkalicoccus sp. CG83:
- a CDS encoding PQQ-dependent sugar dehydrogenase, translating into MGGLLGGGCTTREPADGSSNDSASNRSSPNATNATNSSESAIQEDWLPTAKSPLEADIASTELVVNLDVPWDLAFTSTGELFVTERTGTLLRFETEDVLAVADDEVGPLDATSVPETDRYRGLGDHLLGVTPHPDFPDPSLLYVYGTITHGEESYNRVLRYDPRAEEPEATIEVLVDRLEGDYTIGGRLEFGPEGDLWVPIGTKTEDVAQDPAVLGGNVLRLAPDGTPAAANPSLGADADPRTFTYGHRNPQGIDWLPNGVPLVTDHGPTGRDEINRLSPGANYGWPRAQDESGYVDRPEYDRPLLNTGPDETWAPSGCVLYTGDAVPEWRSRLLVATLQGRDLAIVTLRPPDADQPPLDGESTRYDMEWLDETYTATAHHVLEDEFGRLRNVAQAPDGTVLASSSNRDGLADEDPRDEDDVLVRLTAA; encoded by the coding sequence GTGGGGGGGCTTCTCGGTGGTGGCTGTACCACCCGGGAACCGGCGGATGGGTCCTCGAACGACTCGGCGAGTAACCGCAGTTCCCCGAACGCCACGAACGCTACGAACTCGTCGGAGTCGGCGATCCAGGAGGACTGGCTGCCGACGGCGAAATCACCGCTCGAGGCGGACATCGCGTCGACCGAACTCGTCGTGAACCTCGACGTTCCGTGGGACCTCGCGTTCACGTCGACGGGCGAACTCTTCGTCACCGAGCGGACCGGGACGCTGCTGCGATTCGAGACGGAGGACGTACTGGCCGTCGCCGACGACGAGGTCGGCCCGCTCGATGCGACGTCCGTTCCCGAAACGGACCGATACCGCGGGCTCGGCGACCACCTCCTCGGCGTCACACCGCATCCGGACTTCCCGGACCCGTCCCTCCTGTACGTCTACGGTACGATCACCCACGGCGAGGAGTCGTACAACCGGGTCCTGCGATACGATCCTCGTGCCGAGGAGCCCGAAGCGACGATCGAGGTCCTCGTCGACCGTCTCGAGGGTGATTACACGATCGGCGGCCGACTCGAGTTCGGCCCGGAGGGCGACCTCTGGGTTCCGATCGGAACGAAGACGGAGGACGTAGCTCAGGACCCCGCCGTACTCGGTGGAAACGTCCTGCGACTCGCCCCGGACGGTACTCCGGCGGCGGCGAACCCGTCGCTCGGTGCGGACGCCGATCCGCGGACGTTCACCTACGGCCATCGAAATCCACAGGGCATCGACTGGCTACCGAACGGCGTTCCGCTGGTCACCGACCACGGGCCGACCGGCCGGGACGAGATCAACCGTCTCTCCCCGGGAGCCAACTACGGTTGGCCACGCGCACAGGACGAGAGCGGGTACGTCGACCGGCCGGAGTACGATCGTCCGCTGCTCAACACCGGGCCGGACGAAACCTGGGCGCCCTCGGGTTGCGTCCTCTACACCGGCGACGCCGTTCCGGAGTGGCGAAGCCGTCTGCTCGTAGCGACCCTCCAGGGGAGGGATCTCGCGATCGTCACGCTTCGCCCGCCCGACGCCGATCAGCCCCCGTTGGACGGCGAGTCGACCCGGTACGACATGGAGTGGCTCGACGAGACGTACACGGCGACGGCCCACCACGTCCTCGAGGACGAGTTCGGCCGACTGCGTAACGTAGCCCAGGCCCCGGACGGAACCGTACTGGCGTCCTCCTCGAACCGCGACGGACTGGCCGACGAGGACCCACGGGACGAGGACGACGTTCTCGTTCGACTGACGGCCGCGTAA